A stretch of the Malus sylvestris chromosome 10, drMalSylv7.2, whole genome shotgun sequence genome encodes the following:
- the LOC126587324 gene encoding protein BEARSKIN2-like has translation MANSSTGGVPPGFRFHPTDEELLHYYLKKKVSFQKFDMEVIREVDLNKMEPWELQERCRIGSTPQNEWYFFSHKDRKYPTGSRTNRATNAGFWKATGRDKCIRNTFKKIGMRKTLVFYRGRAPHGQKTDWIMHEYRLEDGDDPQGNLSSEDGWVICRVFKKKNLFKVANEGGSSSMNSSEHQQLNNASSNSQLQARSFMHSHRDNQYLLRQQHHAATQGFQLNNNSSLHYAHLQSPPHYSVFQSQALIPTLAHKPLSSYDDYSSQLPSDDSPAHGMVKQLMTNPRDCKSGSEGLRYQACEPGLEVGTCEPDHQPNMVGGGAGTAGGRDNNHDHQGMSEWAMLDRLVTSHDLGNDQDSSSKGTARYGDANAPSSVNQINHQHLSLRGEMDFWGYAK, from the exons ATGGCAAATTCTTCGACTGGTGGTGTGCCTCCGGGGTTCCGATTCCACCCTACGGACGAAGAGCTACTTCACTACTATTTGAAGAAGAAAGTGTCCTTTCAGAAGTTTGACATGGAGGTCATTAGAGAGGTGGACTTGAATAAGATGGAACCTTGGGAGTTGCAAG AGAGATGTAGGATTGGGTCGACTCCACAAAACGAGTGGTACTTTTTCAGCCACAAAGACAGAAAGTACCCAACAGGGTCGAGGACAAATAGGGCCACAAACGCTGGGTTTTGGAAGGCAACAGGGCGGGACAAATGCATCAGAAACACCTTCAAGAAGATTGGCATGAGAAAAACCCTTGTTTTCTACAGAGGCAGAGCTCCCCACGGCCAAAAGACTGACTGGATTATGCATGAGTACCGCCTTGAAGATGGCGATGATCCTCAAGGAAACCTATCTAGT GAAGATGGGTGGGTGATCTGTAGAGTTTTCAAGAAGAAGAATTTATTCAAGGTTGCAAATGAAGGAGGAAGCTCTAGCATGAACTCTTCAGAGCATCAGCAGCTCAACAATGCATCAAGCAACAGCCAATTGCAAGCTCGCTCCTTCATGCATAGCCACAGAGACAACCAGTACTTACTACGCCAACAACACCATGCAGCAACCCAAGGGTTCCAACTAAACAATAACTCAAGCCTTCACTACGCCCACCTGCAGTCCCCGCCTCACTACTCTGTTTTCCAATCCCAAGCCCTTATCCCGACCCTCGCCCACAAGCCCCTTTCCTCCTATGACGACTACTCTTCCCAGCTCCCCTCCGACGACTCACCTGCCCACGGCATGGTCAAGCAGCTCATGACAAACCCTAGAGACTGTAAAAGTGGTAGTGAGGGTCTCCGCTACCAAGCGTGTGAACCAGGGTTAGAGGTTGGCACGTGCGAACCAGATCATCAACCAAATATGGTTGGAGGAGGAGCTGGAACAGCTGGCGGAAGAGATAATAATCATGATCACCAGGGGATGAGTGAATGGGCTATGCTCGATCGCCTGGTTACTTCTCATGATCTTGGAAATGATCAAGACTCGTCGTCCAAAGGAACAGCCAGGTATGGGGATGCAAATGCACCCTCTTCCGTCAACCAAATTAACCACCAGCACCTCTCGTTGCGTGGAGAGATGGATTTTTGGGGCTACGCAAAATAA